The genomic region ATACTCTTGGGATGAGTGTAACTCAAAGAGATTCAGTCCTGAAAAGGATTAATGCAAACCTGCACAAACAGAAATCTGCACCAATTGCAGAACTGAAATCATTAAGATAAATTAATAAAGATATCATCTGCCAGAAAAGACTGGCACTTCCTCATTTTTGAATCGTAGAAGTTGTTTTGCAAGATGGCGCCTTGCACATGGAGGAACTTCATAGAATCCCGGAACAATATCTCTTTTAACTTCGGTTTTTTCTGGAATATCTGAGCTGGTGCTGCATTTCTTACACCTGTAACCCTGACCTGAGCCAGAAGATTTCATTCTCTTTCCACAGGAAGGACATGGAGGATTCCTGATATCATAAGCCTTTGACAGCTCTGTAATTTTTATCTTTTCAATGTTGATTGTATTTTCAGTAACACTGCCATAAACAACTACTCTGTCACCAGGAATCAGTTTACGAATTAATTCCCTGAAATTCTTTGTAGGCTCAAAGGCAGCACAGTCAATGACATCTCCTGATACGTCTTTCAACATAAATATTGTATGTCCCCCTCTGATGGTCACGGGTTCGGAACAAACCTCACCTTCCAGAATATAGGAATGCATCTCTTCAATGTCACTAATTGATGAAACTGATACCAAATGCATATCTGTTCCCTGATTGGTACGATAAATGCAGACTCGTTCCACAGGTTCTGAAACTACAAAGGAAGCAGCTTTTTTGACAGAACCTGCATCCTTTCCCCTGATTCCATAAAGAACAGGATCACCTGAATGTGGAACACATACTACCATATCGTTTACCAGATCCACGGTGTCCCATGTGTCAGGATATGTCTGTTTATCTGCTTCAAAAAGAGAGCTTTCATCAACACTACGCCTGGTTCCCCATACATCTTTTTCCCTGTAAGCAAGAAACTCGTAAGTGTGGTCCCAGTCAGGATCAAGCATTGCCCCGCATGCAGAAAGAGCACCTATAAGACCGCGTCCATTCTTGAAAGCCTGAAACTCAAGATTTAGTTCAGAAGCAAGTTCCTTTGCTTCATCTATTGTGATTACATCTTTAACAGCACGTTTGAAAAAGGAACTTAGCTTGTCACTTACAGAATCGAACTGTTCCTCATCAACAAAAACAACACCAGGATTTGTATTTTCGTTATCCAGGCATGCCATTGATGATACTTTATCAGTAACATGTCCGATGATTTTCTCCTTATCATCACATTCAATAAACAGTGCCACTGATGCATTTCCGCGGGTCTTGAAGGGAATTGTAGGATTAAGGCGCACAAGTATTGGTTCTGATATAACCTGTGCAAATGAAGAAAGCTCGTCTCTTAAAAGAGCACACAAGTAGGTGGTGCACATCCCTTCCCTGGAATCTGTGTCATCAATTCCAATGACCATTTTAGTGATTTCACTGCTCATTTGATCAATTGGAGATATTATTGATTAGTGTTAAATGATTCCTTAGGGATGAAAATTACCTGACTGTTATTCTTCTATTATCGGCAAAAGGACATGTATTTCAGTACCTTTACCAACTTCGCTGACTGCACGGATAGAGCCCCCATGAGCCTCAACCACGCTTTTACAAAGATACAGGCCAAGACCATTTCCACCGTAACGGCGTGTAAGGGAACCATCTACCTGATAGAAGCGTTTGAAAATATTAGGCATTTCTTCCTGAGATATTCCTATACCCGTATCCCTGACAATGATTCTAATATTTTTGTCCTCGTGAGAAGCCACAACTGTAATCAAACCATCAGATGGAGTGAATTTTAAGGCATTTTCAAGTATGTGTGAAAAGACCTGTTCCAGATAGGTAGTATTACCACATATGAAAGGCAGAGGAAATGAGTATTCCTTTTTCATTTCAGGGAGCTCTTTGTCTTTAAAGACAAGCAACTCATCTATCACATTGTCAAGTACATTAACAATATTTATGGAATCAAGGTGATATTGTATATTTCCGGAACGGATATTCTGCATATATAATAGAGAATCAATTAGTTTATGCAACCTTTCAGCATTTTGAAGAATTACACCTATGCCTTTTTTCTGATCCTCATCCAGTGAACCCAAGTGTCCCTCAAAAAGTAGTTCACTATATCCTTTAATTGGAATCAGTGGTGTTTTGAGCTCGTGGGTTATATTTGCCATGAACTCGTCTTTCATACGGTCTAAGGATTCCAGTTCTTTATTGTTCTCAGCAACTTCCTTTGAATAGGATTTTATCTTTTCCTCATTCTCCCTTCTTTGTATTATCTTCCACGTACCTTCCATGAGAAGTGTTATCTGCCTGATATCAGAACTGTCATAGTTTCCATTCTTATTACCCACACCTGCTATCATGACAATATTACCGGAATCAGATATTGGTATACAAAGATAATTACGGATATTTACATGACCTGCAGGAGAACCTTTTTTGATAGGAGAATCATCAGGATAATTATTTGAGATAATAGGTTTACGCTGCTTTACGATCATCCCCCACAGATTATCTTCTGATATATTGCAATCCATATTTACCGTTTTAATCTCATAACCCGATTTTGTAATTTCAGACCATGAATACATGGCAAAAGTTGATTCAGCTTCATTAACAAAGCCAATATAGCCTACACTGCTTTCAGTAAGATTTATCGCTTTTTCAAGGGAAAAATCAAGGATTTCTTCTGTTGTAGAATCAGAGTATTGATTTAGTTCAAGCAGAGCTTCAAGTCGGGATTCATCCAGAAGCAGTGCTTTTTCAGCAATTATTCTGTCAGTAACATCTTCGCCTGATATGGTTACACCAGCAAATTTCCCATCCTCGATAAAAGAAACAGCATTCCAAAGAACAGTTTTTTTGGATCCATCTGCACATAGAATAGGAACTTCGAGATCTGTGACAGAATCCAACTCTTCTGAGAGGAATTGATTCCAGTAAGAACGCATTTCTGATCTGTAGTCTTCAGGAAGAAGTAAAGAAAACCATTTGCTACCGCAAATCTGGCATTCATCATAGCCGGTGATTTCAAGGATTTTCTTATTGACACATGAAACATTCCCCTCTGTATCTAAAAAAAGTATAATCATAGGCAGGATATCCATTATCTTATGGGATTTTATCTTCTCATTCTCAATTACATTATTCATTTCCTGCATCCTGTGAACAAATAGTGAAACAATTATTCCAAACAACAGGATTATGAAAAACATTGAAAGGCGCATGTATATTTCATGAGTTGAAAGACCGAAAATCAAGCTATCCGGAAACGATCTTTGAGAGAAGAAAATGTAGTCCAGTAATGCATCTGTTAACCAGGAAAATATTCCAAAGATGAAGGAGAATACGATAATATTTCTGGTACCCAGAAAATATCTATCAAGTACAGACATCAAAAATACTCCTCAAATGAAATTTATATTTCGCCAATCTCTGGTTCCATATTTATACTCAACAAGCAATGCACCAACTATCGTAAAAAAACAAGATGTTATTGTATATACAACATTATTTCCGCACATCAGATAAATAATTTACTCATAAAATATTATTATTTGTTATTCATAAGGATAAGGAGTCTGTATTTAAAGAGGATTTGCAAGATAATTATATATAGATGTGCAAACAATGCCTATTTACTTATGACAAAAGACATCCTCATACATCAGATTATTGATGTATTACAGCAAGCCGGCTTTATGGTCTCAAAGCGATGTAACATTCGTCCACGTAGCTTTGACCTTGCAGCCAGAAAAGGGGATGTTCTCATCTTTTACAAGGTACTGTATAATATAGATGGCCTGAATGAGGAAACTGCAAGGGAAATGAAAAGCCTTGCACGCTATCTTGGAGGAACTGCTGTTCTTATAGGTGCTAAGACCAGAGATCAGATGCTGGAAGACAGCGTGGTTTACATGCGATATGACATTCCCGCTGTGAATGTCCAGACCCTCTATGACTATTTTGTAGAGGATGTACCACCTCTTGTATCCGCAGCTCCCGGTGGACTCTATGTATCTATTGATGGGGATGTGCTGAAAGAAGCACGCAAGAGAACTGCAATGTCACTTGGAGCGCTTGCTACTGAACTTGGAGTGTCAAGGAGAACCATTAGCAAGTACGAAGAAGGAGGCATGGATGCGTCAATAGATATTGTACTTCAACTTGAGGAGTTGCTGGATGTTGCACTTGCAAAATCCATAGACATACTCCAGTGTTTTGAAAAGCGAGCCAGTTTGGAGAAACCACAGCAGGAAAAGACCAGTGAAGCGCAACCGGATGATGGTATACTTGGAATGCTTAATGCTCTGGGATACCAGGTAATGTCCACAAGCCAGGCACCATTTAAGGCGATATCTAAGGATACATCTGACACATTGCTTACAGGCGTAAGCACATACAGCAGCGCAATGATTAAGCGTGCAGATCTGATGAGCAGCATTTCCTGTGTTACAATGACAAAGTCGGTTTTTATAATAAACGGACAGATAAAATCCGAGACTGTGGAAAACACCGTGCTTATCGAAAAAACTGAACTGGATAAGCTATCTGGTACTGAGGAGCTTGCTGAGCTTATTGATGAAAGGACAAAGAAGCATAATATCAATATTGATATTTCCTGATATCATTAAAGGTACTGAAAACTTACAGAGATTCCCTGAATATTTCGACTTTTTTGGCAAATCCAAAACCCTAATATACAGAAATCCCTTTTAGAACTAACAATGACTACCAACATTGCAGTACTTGTTTCAGGAAGAGGATCGAACTTACAGTCCATTATAGATAATATCGAAAGCGGATACATTGGGAATGCAAAGATATCCGTTGTTATAAGCGATGTTGGTGACGCGTATGCACTTGAGCGTGCACGCAATCATGGAATTACTGATGTGTTTGTCGACCCTTCGGATTATTCAGGTAAACAGGAATACGAAAAAGAGATAATGGAAGTCCTGAAAGACAATGATGTCGATTTGATACTCCTTGCAGGATACATGCGTCTTGTTGGTAAAGACCTGATAGCAGCATACCGTAACAGTATAATAAACATACATCCTGCACTGCTCCCTTCTTTCAAAGGACTTCATGCACAACAACAGGCTTTTGAATATGGCGTGAAGGTAAGTGGCTGTACAGTTCACTTTGTTGATGAAGGAATGGATACCGGACCTATAATTATACAGAAATGCGTGCCTGTACTTGACACAGATACTGCAGATGACCTTGCAGCCCGCATACTTGAACAGGAACACAAGATTTTTCCGGAAGCTGTGAAACTCTTTGTTGAGGGTAAACTTAAAGTGGAAGGTCGAATTGTAGTACACACATAAATAAACTCATATTAACCAAATACGACCCTGGTAAGCCAGGATTTCAAAAACATATACAATCTTTAACGTGGTAACAATGTCTTACATCTCAGAAATTGACCCGGATATTGCAGAAGCCTTAAGGCTTGAAGCAAACCGTCAGGATTACAAGCTGAACCTGATAGCATCAGAAAACTATGCAAGCCGTGCTGTAATGGAAGCACAGGGCTCTGTCATGACAAACAAATACGCAGAAGGATACTCTGGAAAGCGCTACTATGGCGGTTGCGAATTTGTAGATATTGCAGAAGACCTTGCTATTGAGAGAGCAAAGGAGATCTTTGGTGCTGAACACATAAATGTGCAGCCACACTCAGGTTCCGGTTCTAATATGGCATGTTATTTCTCAGTCCTCAAACCAGGGGACACCATCATGTCAATGGACCTCACACACGGTGGTCACCTTTCACACGGAAGCCCTGTAAACTTTGCAGGACAGCTCTATAATATAGTACCATACGGTGTTGACAAGGAGACAGAAGCCCTTGACTACGATGCACTTATGGCAATGGCAAAGGAACACAAGCCACAAATGATTGTCTGCGGTGCTTCAGCATACTCTAAGACACTCGACTTCAAGGCATTCAAAGACATCGCTGATGAAGTGGGAGCATACCTCCTTGCAGATATCGCACACATTGCAGGTCTTGTAGCTGCTGGTGCACACCCAAGTCCTGTAGAATACGCTGATTTTGTCACAACCACAACCCACAAGACCCTCAGAGGTCCAAGAGGTGGAATGGTAATGTGCAAGGAAGAGTACGCAAAGGACCTGAACAGGTCCGTTTTCCCTGGAATTCAGGGAGGACCTCTCATGCACATAATTGCTGCTAAGGCTGTTGCATTCAAGGAAGCACTTGGAGAGCAGTTCAAAGCAGACCAGTTCCAGACAGTAAAGAACGCAGATGCCCTTGCAAAGGAACTTCAGGCAAGAGAATTTGACATAGTATCCGGTGGAACTGACAATCACGTAATGCTCCTTAACCTTAACAAGTTCGACATCACAGGAAAAGAAGCTGAAGCTGGAATGAGCAAGGCAGGAATTGTCCTTAACAAGAACACAATCCCATTTGAGACCAGAAGCCCATTCATTACAAGCGGAATAAGAATCGGTACACCTGCAGCAACAACAAGAGGAATGAAAGAAGACCAGATGAAGGAAATCGCAGAATACATTGCAGAGGTCGTTAACAACCTTGACAATGATTCAGTCCTCCACGGTGTCAATTCCGATGTTGAGCAGATGTGCAGCGGATTCCCTGTTTACAAGTAAATTAAAAACGCAGGCTGTATAGAAACTACATCAGGTGTTTGCATAATGGCAGAAGAGAACTACGATTCCAGGAAGATAGACGGCAGAAGCCTGTCAAAGAAAGTGGAAGAGCAGGTAAAACAGGGAGTTGACAAGCTAAAAGCAGAGAAGGGAGTTATTCCCGGACTTGCAACCATACTTGTTGGCGAAGACCCTGCATCCAAGATGTATGTCCGCCTTAAACACAAGGCATGTGAAAGAGTTGGCATACATGCAGAGGATCATAATATGCCTGAGTCCACCACACAGGAAGAACTTATGCTGCGTATTCAGGAATTGAATGCCAGGAAGGACATACATGGAATTCTCCTGCAGTTACCTCTTCCAGAACACCTTGATGATAAATCTGCAATGCTTGCAATTGACCCTGCAAAGGATGCAGATGGATTCCACCCATACAACATGGGTAAGCTCCTCATCGGTGATGAAGGGCTAGTACCATGTACTCCAAAAGGTGTTATCAGAGCACTTGAAGAATATAACGTGGAAATTCAGGGAAAACATGCAGTCATCGTTGGACACAGTAATGTTGTTGGAAAACCAATGGCTGCAATGTTAATCAACAGGAATGCAACGGTTTCTGTATGCCATGTTTTCACCGACGATCTGACCAAGTTCACACTTGATGCAGATATCCTTGTGGTCGGAACCGGTGTTATGCACCTCATTAAAGCTGATATGGTGAAGGAAGGTGCAGTGATCTTCGATGTAGGAATCACCGAGAAAGAAGGCAAGGTTTACGGGGATGTTGATTTCGATAATGTCGTGAAGAAGGCTTCACTGATAACCCCTGTTCCAGGAGGCGTTGGTCCTATGACCATTGCAATTCTCATGGAACACGTGCTTATGTCAGCTTCAAACTGCTGATAAGCACACTTATATTTTATTAATTGAATACTATTTTGGCAAAACTTTTTGCCCATTTACCTTTGATTAAAACTACCAGGTTGAATAATGGTTGTTGATGTAGACATATGCGGCTTGAAAGTTGGTGACGAGCATCCTGTAAGACTTATGGGTATCATCAATCTGAGCAAGGAATCCTTTTACAAGGGTTCTGTTGTTAGTAACGATTCTCTTCTTGATGTTGCACAAAAGATGATTGATGACGGTGCGACTATACTTGATATTGGTGCCCGTTCAACATGGCCACTTGCAAATCCGGTTATCAGTAAGGAAGAAGAACTTAATCGCATGACACCTGCACTGGAAATGCTGAATGACAATGTGGATGCCCTCATTTCTGTAGATACTGTTTATGCCAGCGTTGCTAAAGAATCCCTGAAACATGGTGCGGATATAATCAATGACGTTTCCGGATTTACGACAAATCCTGGAATGGTGGATGTTGTTGCCGAATACGACTGTCCTGCTGTTGTTATGGCATCTGAAAAGGTTCCTGGTGACCCAATTGGAATGGATGCAATCATGCAATCTCTTGCTGACATCATCAGCAGAGCAGATGCAAAGGGTATCGACACCAGCAAGTTCATCCTTGACCCGGCAGTAGGTAAATGGATACCTGAAAAAGACCCGATTTTTGATTTTGAGACCATAGATCAGTTCGAAAGTCTCAGGGTTTTTGGCAGACCACTGCTTGCAGCAGTATCACGAAAATCCTGCATCGATGCTGTGCTTCACAAACCGGCAAATGAAAGGCTGTATGGAAGCCTTGCTGCAACTGCAATTGTTATTCACAAAGGTGCCCACATTGTAAGAACCCATGATGTCGCTGAAACAAAGGATGTAGTTGAAGTAGCGGCTGCAATGAGAAAAAGACAGCCGATTGTTAAAGAAGGAGATTTTGAGGTCACTATTTCAGATATAACGCACCCTGATGATGCTGAATATCTCATGAAAAGCATGAAGGTTACAGGTTCCGGTGCAAAGGTCATGAAGAACAAGACTGTGAGCAAGGTTGTTCGTGTGAATAACATTACAACCACAGAAGCACTGATAATCAAGCAGGAGATCCTTGCAAGAGGTGGCGATGCTGCCCTTGAACGTGATGCTGTGTCACACGAAACCGACAAGACTGATGTACTCATAATAGGTACCATATTACAATTTGAGAAACTGGTCCATAAGCTCTCATTCCAGGCACGCAACCTTCCGCTTATTGCAGAGATGATTGCGGAAGTGCTTGAAAATGATATGGATGTTGAGCATGGTTACCTGAGGGAACTATGATAATCTCATCTGCAAAGCCCTTTGAAGAAATACTTGAAATGCTGAAAGACGAGGATGACATATTCGTTATTGGCTGTAATGCATGTGCTGCAAAGATACATGTTGGCGGCGAACCTGAAGTTCTTGAAATGTGCCAGCGTCTTGAAGATGCAGGAAAACATGTTATTGGCTGGGTTATCCCCAGTGCAGCCTGTAGTGTGGCTTCATATGATTCACTCGTTGAAAAAAACCCTGCAATAAAGGAGGCAAAGACTATTCTTGTAATGGCCTGCGGAAGTGGAGTTTCTATTGTAGCCGGTGTTGTGGATATGCCGGTTTATCCTTCAAATGACACTGTATCCCTTGGAGGAAGAACTCAGGGAGAGGTTGTTCCTGAACTCTGTGCCATGTGTGGCGAATGTAAGATCTATTACTTTGGCAGCGTTTGCCCGAAGAGTTTATGCCCCAAACATTTACTGAACGGTCCTTGTGGAGGTTCAGTAAACAAAAAATGCGAAGTCGATCCTGAAAAGGACTGTGCATGGGAACTTATCTGCAACAGGCTTGAAAAAATAGGAAGACTTGACCTGCTTGACATCACATGGGATGCCGAAGAAGGCACTAAAGATTCAGTCTGATATAACTGCAAATTTATTATTGTTGTCCTGAATTGCCGATAAATTACTTGCAGGATAATATTTCCTAAACCTTCCATCTTTTTCATCACGTATCATATTTTCATCTTTCAACCTGGTTATGTGCCAGTGAATAGTGCTCTTGTCAACCCCGATTTTTTCAGATAATTCCTTACCAGTCACACCTGGTTCATCACATATTGTTTCCAGGACACACTTTCTGGTATCACCTTGCATATTAGAACCTGCAGCTT from Methanolobus tindarius DSM 2278 harbors:
- a CDS encoding tRNA(Ile)(2)-agmatinylcytidine synthase, with protein sequence MSSEITKMVIGIDDTDSREGMCTTYLCALLRDELSSFAQVISEPILVRLNPTIPFKTRGNASVALFIECDDKEKIIGHVTDKVSSMACLDNENTNPGVVFVDEEQFDSVSDKLSSFFKRAVKDVITIDEAKELASELNLEFQAFKNGRGLIGALSACGAMLDPDWDHTYEFLAYREKDVWGTRRSVDESSLFEADKQTYPDTWDTVDLVNDMVVCVPHSGDPVLYGIRGKDAGSVKKAASFVVSEPVERVCIYRTNQGTDMHLVSVSSISDIEEMHSYILEGEVCSEPVTIRGGHTIFMLKDVSGDVIDCAAFEPTKNFRELIRKLIPGDRVVVYGSVTENTINIEKIKITELSKAYDIRNPPCPSCGKRMKSSGSGQGYRCKKCSTSSDIPEKTEVKRDIVPGFYEVPPCARRHLAKQLLRFKNEEVPVFSGR
- a CDS encoding ATP-binding protein; this encodes MSVLDRYFLGTRNIIVFSFIFGIFSWLTDALLDYIFFSQRSFPDSLIFGLSTHEIYMRLSMFFIILLFGIIVSLFVHRMQEMNNVIENEKIKSHKIMDILPMIILFLDTEGNVSCVNKKILEITGYDECQICGSKWFSLLLPEDYRSEMRSYWNQFLSEELDSVTDLEVPILCADGSKKTVLWNAVSFIEDGKFAGVTISGEDVTDRIIAEKALLLDESRLEALLELNQYSDSTTEEILDFSLEKAINLTESSVGYIGFVNEAESTFAMYSWSEITKSGYEIKTVNMDCNISEDNLWGMIVKQRKPIISNNYPDDSPIKKGSPAGHVNIRNYLCIPISDSGNIVMIAGVGNKNGNYDSSDIRQITLLMEGTWKIIQRRENEEKIKSYSKEVAENNKELESLDRMKDEFMANITHELKTPLIPIKGYSELLFEGHLGSLDEDQKKGIGVILQNAERLHKLIDSLLYMQNIRSGNIQYHLDSINIVNVLDNVIDELLVFKDKELPEMKKEYSFPLPFICGNTTYLEQVFSHILENALKFTPSDGLITVVASHEDKNIRIIVRDTGIGISQEEMPNIFKRFYQVDGSLTRRYGGNGLGLYLCKSVVEAHGGSIRAVSEVGKGTEIHVLLPIIEE
- a CDS encoding transcriptional regulator — protein: MTKDILIHQIIDVLQQAGFMVSKRCNIRPRSFDLAARKGDVLIFYKVLYNIDGLNEETAREMKSLARYLGGTAVLIGAKTRDQMLEDSVVYMRYDIPAVNVQTLYDYFVEDVPPLVSAAPGGLYVSIDGDVLKEARKRTAMSLGALATELGVSRRTISKYEEGGMDASIDIVLQLEELLDVALAKSIDILQCFEKRASLEKPQQEKTSEAQPDDGILGMLNALGYQVMSTSQAPFKAISKDTSDTLLTGVSTYSSAMIKRADLMSSISCVTMTKSVFIINGQIKSETVENTVLIEKTELDKLSGTEELAELIDERTKKHNINIDIS
- the purN gene encoding phosphoribosylglycinamide formyltransferase, with translation MTTNIAVLVSGRGSNLQSIIDNIESGYIGNAKISVVISDVGDAYALERARNHGITDVFVDPSDYSGKQEYEKEIMEVLKDNDVDLILLAGYMRLVGKDLIAAYRNSIINIHPALLPSFKGLHAQQQAFEYGVKVSGCTVHFVDEGMDTGPIIIQKCVPVLDTDTADDLAARILEQEHKIFPEAVKLFVEGKLKVEGRIVVHT
- the glyA gene encoding serine hydroxymethyltransferase; translated protein: MSYISEIDPDIAEALRLEANRQDYKLNLIASENYASRAVMEAQGSVMTNKYAEGYSGKRYYGGCEFVDIAEDLAIERAKEIFGAEHINVQPHSGSGSNMACYFSVLKPGDTIMSMDLTHGGHLSHGSPVNFAGQLYNIVPYGVDKETEALDYDALMAMAKEHKPQMIVCGASAYSKTLDFKAFKDIADEVGAYLLADIAHIAGLVAAGAHPSPVEYADFVTTTTHKTLRGPRGGMVMCKEEYAKDLNRSVFPGIQGGPLMHIIAAKAVAFKEALGEQFKADQFQTVKNADALAKELQAREFDIVSGGTDNHVMLLNLNKFDITGKEAEAGMSKAGIVLNKNTIPFETRSPFITSGIRIGTPAATTRGMKEDQMKEIAEYIAEVVNNLDNDSVLHGVNSDVEQMCSGFPVYK
- a CDS encoding bifunctional methylenetetrahydrofolate dehydrogenase/methenyltetrahydrofolate cyclohydrolase translates to MAEENYDSRKIDGRSLSKKVEEQVKQGVDKLKAEKGVIPGLATILVGEDPASKMYVRLKHKACERVGIHAEDHNMPESTTQEELMLRIQELNARKDIHGILLQLPLPEHLDDKSAMLAIDPAKDADGFHPYNMGKLLIGDEGLVPCTPKGVIRALEEYNVEIQGKHAVIVGHSNVVGKPMAAMLINRNATVSVCHVFTDDLTKFTLDADILVVGTGVMHLIKADMVKEGAVIFDVGITEKEGKVYGDVDFDNVVKKASLITPVPGGVGPMTIAILMEHVLMSASNC
- the folP gene encoding dihydropteroate synthase; the protein is MVVDVDICGLKVGDEHPVRLMGIINLSKESFYKGSVVSNDSLLDVAQKMIDDGATILDIGARSTWPLANPVISKEEELNRMTPALEMLNDNVDALISVDTVYASVAKESLKHGADIINDVSGFTTNPGMVDVVAEYDCPAVVMASEKVPGDPIGMDAIMQSLADIISRADAKGIDTSKFILDPAVGKWIPEKDPIFDFETIDQFESLRVFGRPLLAAVSRKSCIDAVLHKPANERLYGSLAATAIVIHKGAHIVRTHDVAETKDVVEVAAAMRKRQPIVKEGDFEVTISDITHPDDAEYLMKSMKVTGSGAKVMKNKTVSKVVRVNNITTTEALIIKQEILARGGDAALERDAVSHETDKTDVLIIGTILQFEKLVHKLSFQARNLPLIAEMIAEVLENDMDVEHGYLREL
- a CDS encoding methylenetetrahydrofolate reductase C-terminal domain-containing protein, translated to MIISSAKPFEEILEMLKDEDDIFVIGCNACAAKIHVGGEPEVLEMCQRLEDAGKHVIGWVIPSAACSVASYDSLVEKNPAIKEAKTILVMACGSGVSIVAGVVDMPVYPSNDTVSLGGRTQGEVVPELCAMCGECKIYYFGSVCPKSLCPKHLLNGPCGGSVNKKCEVDPEKDCAWELICNRLEKIGRLDLLDITWDAEEGTKDSV